TGCAGATACTCTTTTTGCTAGTGTTGAAAATGGAACTATTAGATTAAAAAGTTTAGTTAATCATATATTAGATAATTATTCGGCTGAAGAAAGAACTGTTAAAAGAGGATCTTCTTTCAAAAATGATAAAGTTGATCCAAGTAAGCCCAAAAGTATTCTTGTGTCTGGATATTCAGGGATGAAATATGTTTTTGCTAAATGTTGTGAGCCTGAGCCTAATGATGACATAGCTGGATATATGAGTGTTGGTAAGGGTGTTGTTATCCATACAACTAAATGTCCAAATTTAGATTACTTAAAAGAAAAAAATCCTGAAAGATTTATTGAAGTTAAATGGATAAATAAAGAGTAGTTAAGATTTTTTAGTTATATTTCCAGTATTTTTTGATTGTGTTATCCAGCCAGTGAACACATTAAAAGAAACATTATTTGTAGAGTTTATATTCTTACCATCTTTAGTTTGACCACCAACTGATAATTTATGTTCTCCAGGTATTGGTCTAGCTATTGTCCATTTTCCATCTGCATATTTAGCTGGAACAACATCTCCATCTATTATAAATTGTGGCTTATCATCCTTTGATAATACTGGATTAGTTTTAACCTCTATAACATCTTCTTTAGAGAAAACTCCTTGTCCTTCTGATGGGGAAGTGATTGTCACAGGGTATCTATTAAATTCGTTTTGTAGAGTTTCATTTTGTTGTTTCGCTTGAGGCGAATTTTCTAACGTAGATAGTTTTGACTGGTCTATCTCTACATTTTGATTTTCTGTATTAGGGTTTGCTATTTTAGATGCTTGAGATGGTACATCAACAACAGTTGGTTTACCAACCTCAACTTCTCTATATTCAATATTTGCAGGAGGTTTTTTCTCAGAGAAAACAGTAGTTCCATCTTCACTTACCCAAGAATAAACTGGACTTGCATATGAGAATGAGCTAAAAATTAGCGCCGTAAAAAATGATATTATGATTTTTTTCATAAGGTTCCTAAGAAAACTAGTAAAAAAGTTAACCTAAAAGTGATTATATTATTAAAGTAATGACAAACAAAGTGTAAATGGTAAAATAAATATCCTAATTAATATATTTAAAGGTTAAATTTTGGTTACTTTAGATTATGTTGTATTGGAGACTATTGCTAATTTATTTTTATTAATATTCTCTATTCTTTTAATGAAAGAAAAACGATTTAGCTGGTTATTTTTACTAGTGCCTACTTTAATGAAAATATATGTTTATGGTAAATATAGCGTACTCCTTTCAACAGTGTATTTGTCAGCAGAAATATTAGCAGTTTTGTTTGTAGCGACTATTTGGTTTAAGAATAATTACTTCATCAAATTGAATAAAAAAATATTTATAAAAGCTTTATTAATATCTGCTTTATTATTAACTTTATGGGTATTTGCGGTTTATAAATTGATAAATCCAGCAATTCTTTCTTTTGAAATGCTTTTTGGTTTTGGGTATCTATGTTATATGATTTTTGTTATAGGCTGTGTTTTCTTAGCATTTAGAACTATATATAGTTTACTTATGATTGCTGTAGTATTTATAAGTTATGCTTTGTCATATGGACAAGTGGCTATGGCGACTAAAAATATGCCAGTTAATGGAACTTCATTTTCTATATGTTACGGATTATCCGCGTTATTTCTTTTTATTGCGGGCATAGCTTTAGTTAGTAAATATACTCAAATAAATAGATCTTTTAAATAGAGTAAATATCAAATCTATTTGCTTTACCCTTAAGTTGAGAAGTTGGTTGTTTATTAGCTAAAAAGTTTGCCTTGATTGGTCTTTTAACAATAACTTTTTTTGCTATTCTGTGAGTCATTATTTTTTCTAAAAGCTCTGAGTTATTTTCATCTTCATTAAAGGCTATTTTATGAAAAATTTGCATTTCTTTTTTTACTTTTGCTGACTTTTTTCTTTCTGGAAACATAGGGTCGAGATATACACAGTCAAAAGAGGTATTTGTTTTAAGTATAAAATCACAACTATCAGTATTTAATAATTCCATTCGATTGGCAATTTCTTCTAGATGAGTATTATTTTTTGCCCTTTCTAATGCGTTGTACAGTAATAAAAATATATAAGTATCTTTTTCTATGGCTGTAACTAAATGACCTCTTGATGCTAATGTAAAAGCATCTCTCCCAAGCCCAGCTGTTGTATCAAGTATTTTAAGGATACCTTTACTTCTACCTTCTACAGCCTGAACCACATTACATTTTTTAGTTTTTGGATTTATTCTTTCTAGAATATCTGTGCTAGAAAAATCTATAGATAGTTTCTGATCTATATTGTGTAAAGTTAAAACCTTATCCTCCAAGCATAGAAACTTTTCTGCATTGCTATTAATACAGATATCTATATTTGGATTTATGCTTTTTATATAAGCTTGAGTTTCTTTATCTAGTACTATAATCATTTTAAGATTTCTTTTTTGCTCTGGGATGGGTTTTATCAAAAACTTCAGCAAGTTGCTGAAAATCTAAATGAGTATATATTTGAGTACTAGATATATCGGAGTGTCCTAATAGTTTTTTTACTGCAAGCAAGTCTTTAGATGATTCTAAAAGGTGTGTGGCAAATGAGTGTCTAAGCATATGCGGATGAATATGTTTACTAGCATATTTTTTTGCAAAAATTTCTAATCTTTTTTGTATTGAGCGATTTGATAAATGTTCGCCTTTGTTATTTATAAACAAGTAATCAGTTTTAGGATTATATTCTTCTCTAATATTTATCCATTTTTTTAAAGTATTATTAGTTTTTGTTCCAAAGTAGACAACTCTTTCTTTATTTCCTTTCCCCAAAACCCTTAAGCTTTGTTGAGAGAAATCTATTTTTGATATGGTCAAACCTGATAGTTCTGATAATCTTATTCCACAACTATATATCATATCAAAAATAGCAATATCTCGAACTTCTGTTTTTGAGCTCGGATTTATATCTAATAGAAATGCTAACTCATCAACATTAACTGTTTTTGGTAGAGTTTTAGAATCTTTAGGAGGCTTTATATCAAAAGTAGGATTATTTTTTATAAAATCTAAATCTATTAAAAAGTTAAAGAAACTACGAACAGAACTTATTTTTCTCTGTAGAGTTTTTGAGGAATCTCCTTTAGAGTGGCAATCTCTTATCCAATTTGTTATATCTGAAGGTGAAGTATTTTTTATGTTATAGGTGTTTAAAAAAGCACTTAATTGTTTTAAGTCTTTACAATAGCTTTCAATAGTTCGTGGAGAATAGTTTTTATGATATTTTAGATCATCAAGAAATTTATTTATTAAATTGTCCACGGAATCTTAAAAGTTAGAATAAAACACAAAGTATAACAATGATCCCAGAAATCCAAGAAATTATCCAGAATGTTTTAACTTTACTAATTTTGTAATTAAAACTTTCTTTTAAAGAACTCTTTTTCACAACTATAAGAGAGGGTATGATCATAAGTAGTACTGCAATACATACTCCAACATAAGTCATAGCATATATGAATATATTTGGATTCACCTGATTTATTATTAATGGTACAGAGAAGGTCAAAATAATTCCTATAGCTAGTGTAATATATTTATTCTTTAATTTATCAAGATTATAACTATCAATATTAAAGTGTAATAAAGATAGGTTAACACTTAAAAAAGATGTCATTATAGCGACATATGTAAATACATGTAGAACTATATCAGTAGTTTTAGTATGTACTTTACTGCCTAATGCTCTAAGAATATCACCTATATTTGCATCTTGGACTGGAGTTTTATCAAATATTGATTGCATAAAACTTACTGGACCATGTAAAGGAAGAACACCTAGTATGGTTACAACCCATATTAAATATAATATCAACGGGATAATGCTACCTATGATTATTACCTTTCTCATATCTTTATGGTTCTTATGTAGGTAATCAGATAAAGCTGGAACGATAATGTGTGATGTAAAAGAAGTAGCAAAAATTGGAATAGCAATTAATAAGGAAGCACCTAATTCAACAGGAGATGCTAGCAAATTAGAGGTGTCAATATAGTTGTTTAAAACGAAACATAATATTATTAGAACTAATATTTTTAAGATAATAAAAACTCTGTTCGCATAATCTACAATTCTAGTTCCAAATGCAACAATACTTCCGAAAACTAATACAAATACAATTGAACAGACATTTTCATGTAAAGAAGGAAAAGTGGCTGTTAAAGAAGAGGCTGCCGCCGAAATATAAGCAGTACTAATGCAATACATAAGTATAAGAAAAGAAACAGAAGCTACAGCACCACCAATCTTTCCAAGATAACGTTCTGTAATACTTTTAAAGCTACTACCATAAGGCATGGAGCAAGAGACATCTGTAATTACTAATGCTGTATAAGTCATTATGCTCCACATAATGATTATAATGAGAGAACTCAATAAAAACCCTAATTTTGCAGTTATAATTGGTAAAGCTAAAATGCCAGCACCAATCATGGTGCCAACTATTATCATAATAGAACCAAATATTCTAATCTTGCTATTTTGAGTATTGTGCATTGTAGAAGTCTCTCTTTTAAAAAAAATATTAATGTTCTGCTGGTGTAGCGGAATTTTTCTTTTGCAAATATATTGCGTCAAAATTTATTGGAGAGAGGTTGAGAGGGAGGAAGCCACCACGGTGAATAGAGCTATCTAAAACTCTTTTAGAATAAGGGAATAAAGTATTAGGGCAGTATGTATTTAATACTGAATCTAATTGTTCTTCACTCATTCCTGTAATAGTAAATATTCCAGACTGTGTAACTTCAGCGATATAGGCATTAGCTTCATTATTTTTAGTATTTACAGTAATTGTTAAATCAACTTCGTAATTACTTTCATCTAATTTTTTGAAATTTATGTCTAAGTTGAAATCAACTTTTGGATTCCATTGTTGTTTGAATACTTCTGGCGAGTTCATAGACTCAAAAGAAACATCTTTTGTATATACTTTTTGTATCACAAAAGATGGCTGATTTTGATTATCTTCCATTAACTAGATCCTTCAAAATTGAAAATTAATTTTACTTATTCTGATTATTATAACAAATAAGGTAGTTATTATGTAGAGTTTAGTTTGAGTAATCCTTTTTGAGTTCATCTAATATAATCAAGGCTTCTAAGGGAGTTATTTTACTTATATCAATGTCTTTTAGTTTGTTTTTGATATTTAAAGAATTTTTATCTTGTTCTTGAAATAAATTTTTTTGAGGAGTTTCTATAGTTTTTAAACTTGTTTTATTTTCCAATCCTTTTAATATTTTTTCGGCACTATTTATAACATCATTTGAGATTCCTGCTAGTTTTGCAACTTGGATACCATAAGATTTTTTAGCAGCACCGGACTTAGCTTGATGCATGAAATATATATTATCTTTGTATTCTTTAGCTTCAAAGTGAATGTTCTTTATGTTCTTATATTTGTTTTCTAAATCTGTAAGCTCAAAGTAGTGAGTAGCAAATAAGGTAAATGAATTCATCTTGCTTAGTTTTTCAGCACATGCTTGGGCAAGTGATAATCCATCAAAAGTACTAGTTCCTCTACCTATTTCATCCATTATAACTAAACTTTGACTAGTCGCCTTATCTAGGATATAAGCTGTTTCAGTCATTTCAACCATAAATGTAGATCGTCCGCTTGCTATATCATCTGAAGCTCCTACCCGAGTAAATATTGCATCGATGTCGCAAATTTCGGCACTTGACGCTGGTACAAAACACCCAGTATGTGCTAGAAATATTAATTGAGCAATTTGTCTCATATAGGTTGATTTACCGCCCATATTTGGACCTGTTATTATTTCAAGAGTATGAGAATCTCTAGATAGAAGAGTGTCGTTAGGAATAAAAGGTTCATCAATATTGTGCTCTATTGCAAGATGTCTAACTTGCTTTAGGTCTAATAAATTTGATTTATTAAAAGATGGTTGTACTAGTTTAAGAGTATGTGTTCTTTCTGCAAAATTTGAAAGCACATCTAATTGAGCAATTTGCTCTGATGTTTCTTGGATTTCAGTATAGAACTCTAATATATCTTTTAATAAATTTTCATAGATATATTTTTCTCTTGCTAAAGCTCTTTCTTTACTGGAAAGGATCTCATTTTCAAAATTTTTCAGCTCTTCTGTTACATACCTCTCACTGCCTTTTAATGTTTGGCGTCTGATGTAGTCATTAGGAACTTGATCAGAATATTGCTTTGAAAGTTCTATATAATATCCATGAACTCTGTTATAACCAATTTTAAGGGCATTTATATTGGTTTTCTTTCTTTCTTCTTGTTCAAGTTTAGATAAGAATTCATAGGCATTTTCTTTTATACTTTTTAATTTATCAAGCTCAGCATCAAAACCATCTTTTATAATCCCCCCATCACGAATTGTTGCTGGTGGCATATCTACAATAGCGATGTGTAATTTGTTATAAACCTCTTGAAGAGAGTGTATTTTTTGATTTACGTTTTCTATTTGCTTATTCTGAAGTTGATCTAATTCTTTTTTAAGGTTAGGTAAAACCTCTAAAGTTTCTTTTAAAGAAATAAGATCTTTAGGTTTAACTGTCCCTAAAGCGATTCTGGAAATGATTCTTTCAATATCAGAAGTGTACTGAAGTATATTCTGTATTTTTGAATATTTTTGTTCTTTCAAGAAAGTATTAATAATAGAGTGTCTTATAGCAATCTCTTCTAAATTTTTTGTAGGATTTTTAAAAAAATTTTTTAATAAACGACTTCCAAGATTCGTTTTGCATTTATCTATTATGTGTAAAAGAGTATTTTTATTGTTTGGATTGTCAATTTCTAAGTTGATTCTACTATTGTAATCAATATTAAGAATATTGGATGAGTCAGCTTCAGATATGGTATGTATGTGACTTGGAGAGTTCTTAACATTATTGTTTAAATATGAAAGTAAAGACCCAACAACAATAATCTTTTCATTAGATGCATTTTCTAGAAACTTATTAGTAATTGATGTCGGAAGAGAGTCTTTAATTTTAGTTTTGCAATTATTAGTTTTGTATTCCCATTCCTCTAGTGCTTTAAATGGTATGGTAGTAGGGTTTTCTTCGAATATGCTGATATCGTTGGTTATTATTTCTTTAGGATTCAATCTTAATATTTCGTTTGTAAGTGCAGCTAAGCTGTTTACTGGCTTTAATATAAATATTTTACCCTGAGTATAGTTGGCATAACCAATATGAAATTTATTTCCTTTTTTAAATATAGTAAATAAAAAACTGTCTTCATTAGTATCTAAGAACATCTCCTCAGAAACTGTTGCTGGTGTTATTATTCTCGTGACAGCTCTTTCAACAGGGCCTTTTGATGTTGCAGGGTCACCAATCTGTTCACAGATAGCGATACTTAATCCTTTCTTGATTACTTTTGCGATATAACCTTCTGCAGCATGGTAAGGGACTCCAGCCATTGGAATAGGTTCATCATTTGATTTACCACGTGCTGTTAAAGTTATGTCTAATAAATTAGCAGCTTTTTTAGCATCATCAAAGAAGAGTTCATAAAAATCACCCATTCTATAAAATAATAAAATATCAGGATGCTGAGATTTTATTTTTAAATATTGTTGTATCATTGGGGTGTGCGATTCTATATTTTGCATTTTAGACTTTAAGATTTTCACAAATGTATTATCCATGATTATAGTATAGTTTTAAGTTAGAATAAAAAAGTAAAGATGAAATAGGCTTTTTTAGATGCCAGATAAGTAAGGTGAAGAGGAGGGTGTAAAGAGTACGGTTATTGTCTCGGATAGTTTTCATAGTTCAAAAAGAAATGGAGTTCTAAATGAAGAAAAATTGGAATAAAGATGAATTAACCTTAAAATTGTGTATAGAAGACAAGATAGAGGTTACAGGGAAAAACTTTTATAAAAATACCGAAACAGGGACTAGCACAGGGCCCGTCACGACTGGGGCCAGTTAGAGGAAGGCGGTTCAGTGGCTGTTAAACAAACAGCTTAGAGACTGTAATAAAATAATTATTAAAGTATTTAATTTGAAGAATAATTTGTTTAATAATATTTATCTCTAAGTTAGCATCTGTCCTTACGTATTTGGTTGTTTTCATAACATTTAGTAAGTACTCATAAAGTTGGCAGATTTTACTTATAAACTTTTCTTTAGTATTTTTCCTAAGATCATTTACTCCTTGTTGCAAATGATTTGGAATGCTAAATAGTTTCTTGCCAAACAAATTTGCTATATTCACTGTCTGGTGTAAAGCCGACTGATTACACCAGCTAACGATCTTGTAAGTATATATAGAGCTATTATAAGAAACAGTTGTTCCAATTTCATAAGTTCCGAGTTTATCAGGATATGAAGTTTCTATCTCTTTTATGGACTTTTTAGCTCCTGATGGTTTATCAATCTTATTATCTGAAATTGATGGGAAATATCTTGTTTTTCTCTCTTAATGAATACTATATAAACTTTTCCATAGAAAAATTACTCTCATTTGTGTTAATGTAGTTAATAAAGAATTTGGACGATTGTTTTTTTATAATTATTTAACGTTGTTGGTGGTTGTTATTATGTTAAAAGTTTGGAGGACGGAAGATTTAGAAGTTAAAAGGTTAAGTGACCCTCAAGTGGACGGAAAAGGTTTTAGCTACCCTACCGAAGCCTCACCGTCGGTTACCTCAAGAGGTGGACCGAGTTAGGTTTTTTGATAATTAATAATCAAACAAAAACTTTAGAAATAGATTTAAAATAATTATTAAAGTATTTAATCTGAAGAATAATTTGTTTAATAATATTTATCTCTAAGTTGTTCTATAAATATACTTATGAGTTTATTTATAACTCTAAAAGCTTTTGAGGTACCTCCTTGATTTTTATTAGAGATATAATCATTGGAGAAAGAGTTTTTTCTTTTAATACTTTCAGCTAAAGTTTTTAATATCTGGATACTTTTTCCATACATCACACCAGCTATGATGTTTGACATAATAATCGTATTGGCAAAGTCTGTATCTGTAGTAAAGTGATCGATGCTTAAATCATTATCTTTTATAGGGAATGATGTATGATAAATAAGATCATTGCTTTTGATTGTATTGGCATATAGCGACGGTAGCCAGAGAATTGAAATACAAAAAGTTAATATTTGAATTAGTCGTATACAATATGTTAGTTAAAATATTTAAGTTTTAATTAATTTTAGCATTAGTTAGTTTCAATTATCAGATTGGTTTTACAGCAAAAACTAATTTTTAATAAAGGCTGCATAATCTTTTATATCTACTTTTATTTAAATAACCTTGACGGTATAGCTAAAAATACTTTAAAATCGTTAGAAGAATTTTATTTTTATAACTTATTTTGATAGTTGGGGTATTACGATGAATTATTTAGACTTTGAATCTAAAATAAAAGAAGTGGAAGAGAAAATCACTTCACTGTCTCATATGTTTGAGGATGAAAAAGCAGAAGCAGAGTTAAAAAAGCTTAATAAAAAAAGATTGGAGCTTATGGAATCAGTTTATTCAAAGCTTACAGATTGGCAAGTAGTTCAATTATCTCGCCATCCAGATAGACCTTATTTTAAGGATTTATTACCTTTAGTATTTACTGATTTTCAAGAGCTTCATGGTGATAGGGCTTTTGGTGATGACCTTGCGGTAATAGGAGGCATAGCAAAATTAAATAATAAGCCTGTTATGGTAATCGGTCAGGAAAAAGGTAGAGATACAAAGAGTAAAATTAAGCATAATTTTGGGATGATGCATCCAGAAGGATATAGAAAAGCTCTTAGATTAATGAAACTGGCTGAGAAATTTAATATGCCTATAGTTACATTTATTGATACTCCTGGTGCTTATCCTGGAATTAAAGCTGAAGAAAGAGGTCAGAGTGAAGCTATTGCTAGAAATCTTTTCGAAATGAGTGCACTTAAAGTTCCTGTAATTTGTCTAGTCATTGGAGAAGGTTGTTCAGGTGGTGCATTGGGAATAGGTGTTGGTGATAAACTTCTGATGTTGCAGTATAGTTATTTTGCAACAATTTCTCCAGAAGGGTGTGCAACAATATTACATAAAACAGCAGAAAAAGCTTCTGAAGTAACTAAGATGATGAATATTACATCAGGTAGACTGAAAGAGTTGGGTATTGTTGATGATGTTATTTCTGAGCCATTAGGTGGAGCACATAGAGATTTTAATGCTACAGCTGAAAATATCAAAAAAGCTTTATCTAAAGAGTTAAATAATTTATGTGGTCTGTCAGTAGATCAAAGAAACTCAATTAGATATAAAAAGTTAATGTCTTTCGGACAATTTGTTGAAGCTTAATTTCCTAATTATTTATTCTTATATTTCGTTGTTTACTTTCTAGAAATACTTAAGCTAAAAGTTTAATATATATGATAGTTTTCTTTATGTTAAATTAATTCATGAAGCTATCAGTTATAAACAAAAATAGAGGTATGGCTTTAATTGAAGCTTTGATTGCTTCATTGATTTTATTATTTGCCTTTTCTGCTGCGATTATGATTGTTGGTAGTATTTTAGCTAGTATGAGTATTGAAAATAAACGTGATCAGATAGCTGGAGAATTAGATAAAAGAGTGAATGAGTATAGATTGTCAGGTATTTTTGATCTTAATAAAGATGGAGAAGTCATTTTTATACAGAAAGATGTTACTGATCAAGAAATAAAAAAGGCGGAACAACTTAAAGATATTAAAGTTACAAATAAACAAAACTACCGAATAGTTAGATTCTATGCTTTAGATGAGGCATCGGGTATTAAAGAATCTATTACAGTAGTTGAGCAGCCAAAAAATAATAATAAAAATGAAATTAAATCGTAGATTAAATGGTTTTTCTCTTGTTGAGCTTATGGTTGCTATGGTTGTGGCAGCTATAGTTATGAGCATGGCTATAGGAATATACATTTCTATAAAAAAAGAATATAAAAAGATTAATAAGATTCAAGAAGAGAACTCTACTCAATTAGTTGTTAAACAAGCATTATATAACACTATAAAAAATGGTGGTTTCAATTTAAGGTTTGGCTATTTATCTCACCACTTTGTAGACAAAACGGGAGATTATCTTGATGTCTTTGGTAAGTATGGAGCTATTACGATAGGACAACTTCCTGTTCCATCATCAAGCCTTCCAGAGTCGCTTCAATCTGGCGCATGTAGGTATGAGCAAGAAAAATGTTTTCAGCCAGGTACAGATTATTTAATGCTTCAAAGAGATGATGGAGATGCTACACTTTCTGGGGCTCCTGAAGCAAATATTCTAAAAGTAAGTGAAGAAGTTAAGCAAGCGTTACAAATAACACAAGATAATTATCTATTGATATGTAATGAAGCAGAGTGTGATTTGGCAAAAGTATTTTCAACTGAAAATGAAGGGGAGGTGGCTCTAACAGCACCACTTACTGGAAATTTCAAAGCTGGAGATTACATTGGTAAATATTCCTTAGATATTTACTATGTGGCAGATTCGGGGAAAACTGATGAGAATAATGAGCCAATATATTCACTTTATGTATATATAAAACAAGGATCTGATGAGGGGACTTCTTATGAGCTTGTTAGTGGAATTAGTGATTTCACTATAGAATACGTTTCTAGGAAGTTTTTGAAAAATGGTCAGCGAGTTACTTGGGAAAAAGTTAAGGAAGCTTATGTAGATATCGATTCTAAAAATATAGCAGCCTTAAAATTTTCTTTTAAAATAAAAGACAGAAATTTTGAGCAAATAGTGTTATTGGAT
This region of Francisella frigiditurris genomic DNA includes:
- the secB gene encoding protein-export chaperone SecB, yielding MEDNQNQPSFVIQKVYTKDVSFESMNSPEVFKQQWNPKVDFNLDINFKKLDESNYEVDLTITVNTKNNEANAYIAEVTQSGIFTITGMSEEQLDSVLNTYCPNTLFPYSKRVLDSSIHRGGFLPLNLSPINFDAIYLQKKNSATPAEH
- a CDS encoding amino acid permease, whose product is MHNTQNSKIRIFGSIMIIVGTMIGAGILALPIITAKLGFLLSSLIIIIMWSIMTYTALVITDVSCSMPYGSSFKSITERYLGKIGGAVASVSFLILMYCISTAYISAAASSLTATFPSLHENVCSIVFVLVFGSIVAFGTRIVDYANRVFIILKILVLIILCFVLNNYIDTSNLLASPVELGASLLIAIPIFATSFTSHIIVPALSDYLHKNHKDMRKVIIIGSIIPLILYLIWVVTILGVLPLHGPVSFMQSIFDKTPVQDANIGDILRALGSKVHTKTTDIVLHVFTYVAIMTSFLSVNLSLLHFNIDSYNLDKLKNKYITLAIGIILTFSVPLIINQVNPNIFIYAMTYVGVCIAVLLMIIPSLIVVKKSSLKESFNYKISKVKTFWIISWISGIIVILCVLF
- the mutS gene encoding DNA mismatch repair protein MutS is translated as MQNIESHTPMIQQYLKIKSQHPDILLFYRMGDFYELFFDDAKKAANLLDITLTARGKSNDEPIPMAGVPYHAAEGYIAKVIKKGLSIAICEQIGDPATSKGPVERAVTRIITPATVSEEMFLDTNEDSFLFTIFKKGNKFHIGYANYTQGKIFILKPVNSLAALTNEILRLNPKEIITNDISIFEENPTTIPFKALEEWEYKTNNCKTKIKDSLPTSITNKFLENASNEKIIVVGSLLSYLNNNVKNSPSHIHTISEADSSNILNIDYNSRINLEIDNPNNKNTLLHIIDKCKTNLGSRLLKNFFKNPTKNLEEIAIRHSIINTFLKEQKYSKIQNILQYTSDIERIISRIALGTVKPKDLISLKETLEVLPNLKKELDQLQNKQIENVNQKIHSLQEVYNKLHIAIVDMPPATIRDGGIIKDGFDAELDKLKSIKENAYEFLSKLEQEERKKTNINALKIGYNRVHGYYIELSKQYSDQVPNDYIRRQTLKGSERYVTEELKNFENEILSSKERALAREKYIYENLLKDILEFYTEIQETSEQIAQLDVLSNFAERTHTLKLVQPSFNKSNLLDLKQVRHLAIEHNIDEPFIPNDTLLSRDSHTLEIITGPNMGGKSTYMRQIAQLIFLAHTGCFVPASSAEICDIDAIFTRVGASDDIASGRSTFMVEMTETAYILDKATSQSLVIMDEIGRGTSTFDGLSLAQACAEKLSKMNSFTLFATHYFELTDLENKYKNIKNIHFEAKEYKDNIYFMHQAKSGAAKKSYGIQVAKLAGISNDVINSAEKILKGLENKTSLKTIETPQKNLFQEQDKNSLNIKNKLKDIDISKITPLEALIILDELKKDYSN
- the xerA gene encoding site-specific tyrosine recombinase/integron integrase, encoding MDNLINKFLDDLKYHKNYSPRTIESYCKDLKQLSAFLNTYNIKNTSPSDITNWIRDCHSKGDSSKTLQRKISSVRSFFNFLIDLDFIKNNPTFDIKPPKDSKTLPKTVNVDELAFLLDINPSSKTEVRDIAIFDMIYSCGIRLSELSGLTISKIDFSQQSLRVLGKGNKERVVYFGTKTNNTLKKWINIREEYNPKTDYLFINNKGEHLSNRSIQKRLEIFAKKYASKHIHPHMLRHSFATHLLESSKDLLAVKKLLGHSDISSTQIYTHLDFQQLAEVFDKTHPRAKKKS
- a CDS encoding DUF4124 domain-containing protein; translation: MKKIIISFFTALIFSSFSYASPVYSWVSEDGTTVFSEKKPPANIEYREVEVGKPTVVDVPSQASKIANPNTENQNVEIDQSKLSTLENSPQAKQQNETLQNEFNRYPVTITSPSEGQGVFSKEDVIEVKTNPVLSKDDKPQFIIDGDVVPAKYADGKWTIARPIPGEHKLSVGGQTKDGKNINSTNNVSFNVFTGWITQSKNTGNITKKS
- a CDS encoding acetyl-CoA carboxylase carboxyltransferase subunit alpha; protein product: MNYLDFESKIKEVEEKITSLSHMFEDEKAEAELKKLNKKRLELMESVYSKLTDWQVVQLSRHPDRPYFKDLLPLVFTDFQELHGDRAFGDDLAVIGGIAKLNNKPVMVIGQEKGRDTKSKIKHNFGMMHPEGYRKALRLMKLAEKFNMPIVTFIDTPGAYPGIKAEERGQSEAIARNLFEMSALKVPVICLVIGEGCSGGALGIGVGDKLLMLQYSYFATISPEGCATILHKTAEKASEVTKMMNITSGRLKELGIVDDVISEPLGGAHRDFNATAENIKKALSKELNNLCGLSVDQRNSIRYKKLMSFGQFVEA
- a CDS encoding PilW family protein, translated to MKLNRRLNGFSLVELMVAMVVAAIVMSMAIGIYISIKKEYKKINKIQEENSTQLVVKQALYNTIKNGGFNLRFGYLSHHFVDKTGDYLDVFGKYGAITIGQLPVPSSSLPESLQSGACRYEQEKCFQPGTDYLMLQRDDGDATLSGAPEANILKVSEEVKQALQITQDNYLLICNEAECDLAKVFSTENEGEVALTAPLTGNFKAGDYIGKYSLDIYYVADSGKTDENNEPIYSLYVYIKQGSDEGTSYELVSGISDFTIEYVSRKFLKNGQRVTWEKVKEAYVDIDSKNIAALKFSFKIKDRNFEQIVLLDKV
- a CDS encoding class I SAM-dependent methyltransferase; this encodes MIVLDKETQAYIKSINPNIDICINSNAEKFLCLEDKVLTLHNIDQKLSIDFSSTDILERINPKTKKCNVVQAVEGRSKGILKILDTTAGLGRDAFTLASRGHLVTAIEKDTYIFLLLYNALERAKNNTHLEEIANRMELLNTDSCDFILKTNTSFDCVYLDPMFPERKKSAKVKKEMQIFHKIAFNEDENNSELLEKIMTHRIAKKVIVKRPIKANFLANKQPTSQLKGKANRFDIYSI